A portion of the Lolium rigidum isolate FL_2022 chromosome 1, APGP_CSIRO_Lrig_0.1, whole genome shotgun sequence genome contains these proteins:
- the LOC124674432 gene encoding uncharacterized protein LOC124674432: MEVMMRPASPPLPRLDSVATSPYATAPSSPHGRLAAAGSDSPFGSVEAAAAGSPFLTAPPSPTPFDQLPPATPRLTGANPFDLFQHFSSAPASPRRAAAIYAHFADRNRDDHEDEEDDDDEGFQPRSSYSTTGASAVPFDWEERPGTPKAGMGGGAAAWDDADFEFGTVADKTAPAESLATADKLFEKGRIRPLKPLPLLKTGSDLSDKGKIRPLKPPPGLLDGGSVGSSPRSPMTMRSPRRRSRVGSGTDFDPFSVALLEATKAPSPLGGKHKSSSVASGSPPHKADPFTTRPASKSAGWRKWRLSDLLLFRSSSEGGRVNKDPLFKCSPTEKVSPPPAMIKVGSMDKLPKKQGGDKSAAAAAEGIVGCARLSPLQRLARGLGGHSWHHGRGVAAPGIKG, from the coding sequence ATGGAGGTCATGATGCGTCCCGCCTCACCCCCGCTGCCCCGGCTCGACAGCGTGGCCACGAGCCCGTACGCCACGGCGCCGTCCAGCCCGCAcggccgcctcgccgccgctGGGTCTGATAGCCCGTTCGGCTCCgtcgaggcagcggcggcgggcagCCCGTTCCTGACGGCGCCTCCTTCGCCGACTCCGTTCGACCAACTGCCACCGGCCACGCCGCGCCTCACCGGCGCCAACCCCTTCGACCTTTTCCAGCACTTCTCCAGCGCGCCCGCAAGCCCCAGGCGCGCCGCGGCCATATACGCCCACTTCGCGGACCGCAACCGCGATGACCACGAAgatgaggaagacgacgacgacgaggggttTCAGCCGCGCTCGTCCTACTCCACCACCGGCGCCTCGGCCGTGCCGTTCGACTGGGAGGAGAGGCCCGGGACGCCGAAGGCCGGGATGGGCGGCGGGGCGGCTGCGTGGGATGACGCGGACTTCGAGTTCGGCACCGTCGCCGACAAGACCGCACCGGCGGAGAGCCTGGCGACGGCCGACAAGCTGTTCGAGAAGGGTAGAATTCGGCCGCTCAAGCCTCTGCCCCTGCTGAAGACGGGCTCCGACCTCTCTGACAAGGGAAAGATCAGGCCGCTGAAGCCGCCGCCTGGCCTGCTCGACGGCGGGAGCGTCGGGTCGTCGCCGCGGTCGCCGATGACAATGAGGTCTCCCCGGCGACGGAGCAGGGTCGGCTCCGGCACCGACTTCGACCCGTTCTCGGTGGCGCTGCTGGAGGCGACCAAGGCGCCCTCCCCGCTCGGCGGGAAACACAAGAGCAGCAGCGTCGCGTCAGGTTCGCCGCCCCATAAAGCCGACCCGTTCACCACCCGGCCGGCCTCCAAGAGCGCCGGGTGGAGGAAGTGGCGACTCAGCGACCTCCTCCTGTTCCGGAGCTCCTCTGAAGGCGGTCGCGTCAACAAAGACCCGCTATTCAAGTGCTCGCCGACCGAGAAGGTGAGCCCGCCGCCGGCGATGATCAAAGTCGGCAGCATGGACAAGCTGCCCAAGAAGCAGGGCGGCGACAAGAGCGCCGCAGCGGCGGCAGAGGGCATCGTCGGGTGTGCGCGGCTGAGTCCGCTGCAGCGGCTGGCCAGAGGGCTCGGCGGGCACTCGTGGCACCACGGCCGCGGTGTGGCGGCGCCGGGGATCAAAGGGTAG